In Notolabrus celidotus isolate fNotCel1 chromosome 5, fNotCel1.pri, whole genome shotgun sequence, the genomic window AGACATGTGGCACAGACCACACTATCTAGGCTCCGTAAGTTCTGGAACCTCTGGCCTAGAGACACTTACTGACGCATGAAGAACCCGCTTGTTCAAGGACATTGATAATGAGCTATTCTcatatctgcaaaaaaaaaggaaaagaaaaaaaaatggatattgattgtttttcttgtttgaatgtatTTTGCATTGAATTATCCCTTGctactattattgttgttaagtAATTATTATGTTGTAATAATTAGGGGCCGGAATGTAGAGGCAGGGAAAGGTTTCCCACTTTTCACTTGgagtgtgggtgtgtctgtgtgggtgggtgtgtctgtgtgggtctgtgtgagtgtgtgtgtgtgtcactgattGCCTAATGAATAGCACCTGCACTGCCTGTGAATCTGTTTTCTTGCCTggtgcagggagagaggaggcagggtgCTGCTATTTCTGTTGACCGCTTAAACTTATTACCACCACATAGTCGAATTCTGCAAGCCTACCTTCATGAAGTATATGTTTGAATTTATGTTTATCGAGTAGgtcaaataaaacactcaaattgcAGTAATGGCTTCATGTTTCCTCCCTTTGGAGTCAGCGCGTCAACAAGATCCCTGTATTCCCCTCTGTGACTAATCTAGTTTTTTGATAGTCATGCAACAGTATTCACTCATCTTTTGAGCTTCAAGTGCTGCCAGCTGTGTGCCAGTCACAGGAGTTTGACTGGCACCTGATATCTCAAGAATTTGGGACCTAACTCTATCCTCCAAGATGATAACGCTCGCCCCCACAGAGCAGGATTTCTCAGAGACCACCTCCAGAATTTGGGACCCAACTTCATCCTCCAGGATGAGAAAGCTCACCCCACAAAGCAGGGTTTCTCAGAGGCTACTTAAAGAATTTGGGACCTAACTCCATCCTCCAACATGACAACGCTCGCCTCACAGAGCAGGATTTCTCCGAGACTACCTCCAGAGTTTGGGACCTAACTCAATCCTCCAGGATGACAACGCTCGCCCCACAGAGCAGGATCTCTCAGAGACCACCTCCAGAGTTTGGGACCTAACTCCATCCTCCAGGATGACAACACATGCCCCCACATAGCAGGGATTCTCAGAGACTACCTCCAGAATTTGGGAGTGGAGAGGATGGAATAGCCGGCCAGCAGTACTGCGCTCAACCCCATTGAACACTTGTGGGATCAGTTTGGGTGTGCTGTACGTGCTAGAGTGACCAACATAACCCCGCTGGTTGACCTTCAACAACTCCTGGTTGAGGAATGGGATGCcatcttacagcaaaaagtGACAAGCTGTTGTGGCTGCATATGGATCTTCCACACACTATTGAGGTCCCTGACAGTGTAAAATTAATAAAGTGTAAAAATGGCcaatatgtgttgtttttttcattattactaTGGGAGAGTGCAATCGAACGATCAACCAAAAACTAAAAGTTTGAATACCAACAAGAGAATACTGCAGGGgattttggtacattttggggGGGGCCCTACCAACACATTTAGCGGTTTTGCTCATTCCACAAATGCACAATCATTACAAGTTATACCTTGTTGTAAAGGAACTGATATACAACTATACCAATTGGTATTACTAAAGGGGGAAATAATTGACTGAAATCATGTTTCCAAACATTTTTTGAGGAGTTTATGTATAAAAGTCACACAGGCTTTACTGAGTACTTTTTCTTTAGTAGATTTTGTCactgctgtttttcttcatttaagaaAAGGTACTGAAACTACCTTTACCACTGTTTAGTAGTTAAccttttatttttgcctttaatgacaagaaagctgaagctgaagagagacaggaatcgtggagagtagagagtaggggaagacgtgcagcaaatggtcaatcAGCCAGGACTtcaaccggcgacctctgcaatgaagACGATAatctctatatgtggggcgcttagaccactaggccaccgcCGCCCCAGTTTTGTGGTTAATCTAAAAGAGATATATACATGCTAATATATGAGTAGTAGTATATTTGACTGATAACAGATGTAAACTCTTCAGAACACACAGAGTTCCATTAGAACAGAGATAATGTATATGTATGAATCTtgtgtgctttggcaacaacatgtctttgttcatgtcaataaagcaaattgaattgaattgaatcattacagtgagagaaaaaactACAAAGTACCTGAAGACTAATTCAGAGGAGAAGCTAGAGAGATTAAACAATCTAAAGGTTAAACAATCTAACCAACCAATCACAAGATGTCTGCAGAGAGACTGGTAAGTGCTTTGACTGCACTcttaaaggccaaattccaccagatccgtgtccggtcggtcacggcaccggatctgataggtttctattctagtcaaggattctcctcctcctctcctcatccatgttgtctttctggtcctctgaaaacctctgacctgttgactgcaGGCCTGCCTCTGCTCAAAATGACTTCTGCGCACACTGGCGGAAGTCCCATGTAAACAAGCTTCAGCATTAAGTTAGTTAAACATCAAAAGATTGATTTGCACATTTTTAATCTGCTGCCTGTCCGTCCTGCTTTACACAGAGAGGGACAAAAACATCTTACCTAATGTAGCTGAACGATATCATATCCAGTTTTATTAGAACATCTCCTAGAATATACTTTAAAGTTGTAATTTAAGACCCCCTCTGAAAAAATGACACTGAAATCACTGAATTTACATTTACTGGTTACTGATCCTGTAATAAAATCTAACTTCAGAGACACtttgaaaacaatgaaagatCTGAGTATGTCCTCTGCCACTGttatcatgtttgtgtttctcccCTAGAATTTAACTTCCAGTCCCATGGACAAAGAAACCGCGACCATTGACGAGATAACCAACACTCTGGTCTCAGATGTCCTTGAACATACTGCTGCCAATCTCAGTGAGCAGATGCTGTCATTCAGCAGCAATGATACAGAGGAATGGGACTCAACTCAGGATGACTCAGATGATTCCTCTGATGGAAGTCCCTCTCAACAGAAGGCAGAGAAACCCCATGACGACACCACAGTTGAGGACAATAAAGCTTCTGATCCAGACCTGAACCCCACTCAGGAAAAAGTTGAGGAAGAAAAACCcccaacagaggaggagatgagaaaCCTCCCAGTGAGAAGTTTGTCATCCACAGACTCTTATGACAGGAAGAGTCTCCAAACTCAAGACCTTTCCTGCTTATTTCCATCACCACATAAGCTGGATGAAGATGCTCAGCCACAGAACCAACCACTGCCTGCAAGTCCAGAAGTCAAAAGTGAGAAAACCTGCAGTCCGACTCTCATAACCATGACAAATGAGGTCTTGCCCTGTAAAGACGAAGAGGAAAACGACAAGACTGAGGCTGGTAGACTTCCAACAATGAGTCGTCTAGATCCAGACCCCTTGGAGAAAGATGAATTCGCAGCAGACCAGCAACTAGTCCTGAAATCTTCAGAGATTGCTGCTATAACAATGAGATTCTTCCAGAGTCTCAGTGATGAGTATGTtttttatattctattttatatGTAGTCATTATCATGTTAACTGAATTAGATGCTTATTCACATAAATAACATTTGCAGGCATGATGTGAGTGTCTAATCGTTGTCTCTGCTCTTAAATTTAGGCAATGGAGAGAGGTCAGTGAAGGTGTGTACAACAAGGACGTAAAGGAGCAGCTGCTTGATATGTGCACTGATGTAATACAGTACATCACAGATTTTGTCATAAGAGCTGTCCTCCAGTCAATCCATCGAGACTCAATCACAACTGATGCCTTCACCATGAGGAGCCCCCAGTTTCCAGAGCTGATGGAGGACTTCTACTGTAACATTAAGGACACTTTTGAAAGCTCCTTCGGTCAGGCTCTCCAAGATATCCTGGGAGAGGACAACCCTGTGAAGGTTGCCCCTGAATTCAGCCAGGCCATAACAGGAGATGTCATCAATGAGGTCAACTCTGCCCTCTCAGTGGCAAGCCAGTGCTCAATAGATGTAGATTCACCCTGCACTGTTGTTCCTGTCAGCTCAAAGAATTTAAAGGACAAAACAACTAACAAGACTTTGGGAGGAGCTGTTTCGACGCTACAGTCGCTTCTCACGGGTCGAGTCACCGCTATCAAAAGACAAATGCAGACAATAAAAAGGTCAGACAGTGACGTGAAAGAGGAGACGGAAACTAAAGTTTGCCAAACCAAGAGAAAGATGTCGCTCCGGAAGAGATGTTCAAGTGCATGGCACAAGAACAGGGTCCAGCCCGGTCTCAAAGCAGGCATGAACGCAGCTGTCAGTTCAACCTGTGCTGAGTTGACTCCCACGTTGACTGGAGAGCAACAACAACCAACTGAGTCTTGTTCCACCATATGTTCTGGTTCACCCCAGGATGAAAATAtaacaggaaggaaggaacacAGATCCACTCCACTGGAGCTGGACGACTATGTTGAGGATGAGGACAATGCAGACaaagacagcaataatgttGCTTCACCCTTGTCCATCACTGAAGCAGTTCCCTCAGATCAACAGGTCTTTGAGGCCACAAAGGGGACTGATGACTTCCAAGATTCCAATGAGTCCGATGACTCTATTGCCAATCTCAGCTCTGCCAGTGAGCATATTAACACCACAGAGACGGAGGCTAAGAAACAAAAATGCTTCTGCAGCTGCCTCCACAACTTGCTCAGAAAGGCAAATATACAGAAACTGATTTCAACAtagtttttctgcctctttccCTAACCTTTCTGCTCCCCCTGATCTGAAAGCCTCCTTGtatctttacatttcaacctcATCATTAAGCAGTTAATTCCATTTCAGCACCAAACAAGAATTTGTCTTCATCTTCTGCACATCTTCCTCctgttgtatttctttttgaCCCTTTGAATTTGACAGTAGCactaatgtttcttttaaaaaaatatgttttaaaggaTGAGGAGCAAAAtaggaaggaagagaagaaggagaagaaaaagactGGACTGCCTCTGGGGCTGCGACTGCTGTGCTTCTTTTGCATTGAAAATTCAGCCAGCGACCCGCTTCCCAACTGATGCCTCGCACCTTCTAACTTAACTCCCTGTTtaacttcaaacaaaaaaacaaacaaataaataaataaataaataaaggtggcTGTCATTGTCATTCTCTATATCAGACATGACAAGACATAACCTGCAGAGAAGATGAAGACACAATAAGAGCTAGCTAGCAACAAAAACTAGCTGCAATAAACACATCCTTTATGCTGCTCCAGACCATTATCAGATGTTTTTATGGTTTTCTGACACTGCAGTTACAGTGATTAGGCCTACTTATCACACTACAAGCTAACACACTAAGAACTACCATTATGGAGAAACTCAAGATGCTCTCTATGTGTGCAAAAAATTCTCCTTCGCTCACTTTAGTCGAACAAATAGACACTGAGAGGTGAGAATAATGTGAGAGTGAAAATAAATGAGGGTGGGGTTTGGTTGGTGGCTGTGCTCGATAGATTAATCATGCATGCCTGGTTTTTGGCCAGCAGCTCGTGCggctctctgtgtttgctctcagCGATGGGCTCTGCTGGAAGATGGATGCTGctcaccctgtgtgtgtgtttcagcgtTCTGGAGAACTGTGAGTatgtctgtgtgctgtcttaAGCTTTGACACAAATTCAGCGAGACATGATGAGAAATATTGCTAATTTTGTTCACACTACCACAGCTTCAAGTGACTTTAGGGGGGTAAGCAAAGTTGAATGTAGCTTCTTGGTTTAAATCCTCACACGAGTTAAGAGAATAAaaagtctatttttattttatcacacTGCTGCACGGTTGACAGGTTATTATAATCCAACATGTGGACACACAGGTGTACTGAGCATATTGTGTTTTAAGTAGATTGACTCAGTTGGACAAATATAGTAGTTATAGATTATTGTCTTTGGGAAACATGTTCAAAATGTCTGTTAGAACTTTTCTAACATAATTTTTGCAAGATGTCACTTTGAAGattgtaaacaaaaacatttattagACAGATGACCTATAATAAAATGAAGATGTAATCCTCACTGAACTGAAAACCCTTGTTTCTGAAGAACTGTAAGAAAAAGAAGGATGCACTTGAAAAGCATATATTGCAGATTTTGTCAAAGGCTTGttcttttcaaaaataaatgtattgttttgtgtATAAAGTTGAAATTTCACAAATTGTTGATCCACACACAGACAATGTCATTTATTGACAGTATGTTTTCATCCCAGTGAAGTAGGCTGTTGTTCCACTCAGTCTGTGACCGCTTTGGCTTACACTCAAAACTGTCAAGTGTAATTAACAACTAATATGCAGACTGAATTCCCccgcacacacaccacaaaagGCCTGGGGGTGACAgcaaggaggggaggagggggaagggTTCATTATTTCAGTAATGAAGTGGGAGTGGGAGGAGTGCTGTAGTCTGCATGTCAGCAGGGACAACCAGGGAACATGAAGACCCAAGACAGCTTGTATCACATGACTGatttattgataataataataataataataataataataataataataataataataataataataataataataatacattatatttatatagcactttttaaaaacatgtttacaaagtgctttacagactgcaagcacatgacaaaggtaaggagagctaaaatgagttaagtaaaaacaattaaaaaaaacatgcagatattaaaaagtcagtgatgagttaagaaataaaagcacatttaaaaaagtgtgtttttaaaagagatttaaaagaggacaaggatgtggcttgcctgatctcctccggcaggtcattccagagtgtcggggtcctgactgcaaaggcccggacgcctctggtttttaacttcacccttgggagttccaagagggacctgccggaggagctcaggcagcagttggggacatacattttaaggcattcacttaggtactcaggggccagtccatttattgttttaaaagtgagtgagtgagataTAGGATGTCTCACTTTTGTCTCTCCCTTTCCTGCTTTGATAATCAGGTGCTCTCAGGGTGACCATGAGGGAATCCAGTCTCAAGGTAGTTCAAGGAGACTTTGTTGTTCTGCCCTGCTCTTTCTTCACCTCCAGCCCCCTCTCTAGACTCAACGTCATCTGGACTCTGGCACCCTCCTCCAGTCCAGACACCCCCATACAGGTATGAATCCTGACACACGCACTTGTACACATTTTTGACAATTCTCATGTAGCAAGAAAGTTTTTCAGGTTTTTTGTTATTAATCTATGGAAGACCTTAAAGGACAtggttaaatatattttattttctcagttttctcgaGATAATGAGTTAATGTAATTTGTCTCAAGATCGCTACTTCTTTTTCTggttatctcaagataacaagctttgttttcttgagataataagaaaaataagatgagaaaactgagaaaataatgtatttaattatgttcttttaggACTTCCCTACTAAACATAAAAGGAGCACAATTATACATATGGCaaccaagtaacttcaggtaataGGAAAAGCCTGTTATTAATTATTTAGAAGATTTTgcctcagtaaagaataaaaagacattttgtttttagacATTTATCTTGTAGGtttaaaatcaaaaacacaaaaaacgaGCTTCGTCAtctgaataaaacaagataaatgatCCAACTATCATGAGGaaaataagttgagatctcaagataagataagcttTGTTGTCTCGAGAAAATAGAATGTTCTTGTCCTTGTAGGGCTTCTGTATAAAAGAAcgtgattagatatattttaacttctcagttTTCTTGTCTTATTCTTCTCGCTGTCTCGAGAACACAAAGCTTattgtcttgagataacaagaaaaataagttgcgatcttgagaaaacatgaaacaaattcATTGtcttgagaaaacagagaaaataaaatagatttaatcatgtccttcaAGGGCTTCAGTAATAAACTATGGATGCATGAGTTAAAAAATGTTCCTGCTGGAAAGAGAATTtcaaattttgatttgattaaaaagTGTCTCTGAAGTTGTTTGACTTCTgctttgtgtgtatatatatatatatatatatatacacatattaatatatatatatatacacatattaatatatatacacatatttttttttttttttttttttttttttttttaagttatatttttggccttttgcctttatttgagaggacagctgaagagagacaggaaacgtggggagcagagagtgggggatgacatgcaagaaatggttgaccggccgggaatcgaaccagcaacccctgcgacgaggactatagcctctgtatgtggggcgcccagacctctaggccaccagcgccccatatatacacatattaatatatatattaagtcacttctttaaatatcaaaaattAAACCCCATTAAAGTAAAGAATGCCTTTCCCAAACAGATACATATTAATGGCCTCTATCAATTCCAGGTGATAGTATACGACCATGGACAGGTGATTGAGGACCCCTCTCTGATGGGCAGGGTGGGTTTTACAGGTATGACCAGTGTTACCCTTTTGATAGGAGCTGGATTTTGTTTAAACTTTCCTCTAAAaggtttttagagtttagaAACTGacgacaggaaaaaaaaaaagattatttgtTGTTAACAAACTGCAGGCATCCCCTGGAGTGCAGACATTGTGCTGAATGACACGCGAGTAGCAGACGCAGGTGTTTACCGCTGCATGGTCAATAACCCACCAGAGACAGCAGACCCTGGCATTGGAGAGCTGGAGCTCAGTGTCTTGGGTAAGTATGTGTGCATACCTACCAGAGGAGGCCAGTTGAAAGGCTGATATACCATGAAATATGAATTGTATCTGATCTTTGTTCAGTTTGTAATAGAATATGATAAGTGTATTCCTCACCATATCTGCCATGGTGTCGAACAAACTAAGATTGATAAAATACCCAAGCACTTTGTAGATGCACCATCAGCATCTCTTCAGTTACAcctaaaaacatgtttcaataCTTAAGAAGTTGGCATGAAATATATTCATTCATAGTGTCCAAAGGCTATATCTTGAAAACTTGATGATGCAAACGTTTCCTCTAACATCCCCATGAGTTTTATACTTGAAATTTTGAAATGCCTCAAAAACAGCTGAATGGTATTCCTTATATTTTGattcacacattcattcatcctTCAGGATGAACTGTTATAACCATAAGCGGAGTGACCGCGGGGGAAGAGGGTGTGTCCGCCCCAGGGCCCGCGTTCAGCAGGGGCCCCCTATACTGAGCTACTTTTTTGACTTGCACCGCCTAGGAGGCTACAAATGGACTGCACATTTTTTCTACATCTTACCACTGTAGGTAGCCCAAGTTCCATTTGCCATATCATTCGGCCATGATTGTTATTGAATCCTATGTGACGACTTGGGatgcaaatttcaagtattttccgtgatcgatatttggaaatgttaacgatcaattatcgattaataattttttaaaatcataaaagttttccatgtcaaaaacaaagccaaatgctttttttccccctgaatcaaattttccttcacaaacGATGTATATAAATGACAGTTTTAAATAGCTAGGGATCgtattgaggcgtacaaaatgttaaacaccctgaataataattaaaaaacatttacacacatcTATTTTCAATTTGAAGCAACCTCCCGTTGTCGTTCAGTTATTAATCccctgaatatcaacgtgtgacAGACATACATACGGACATCACAGTGagggctcagacttcaacaagggaacggaggagaaacatattttagactcacagtgtccagttaatcctaacccttaccctaatccttatcctaatcctaaccctgaccctaaccctaaccctaaccctaataataaccctaaccctaaccctaaaccctaaccctaaccctaaccttaatcataaccctaaccctaattattaTTAGGGTAAGGTTTGGGTCAGGGTTCAGGGtaagagttaggattagggttagggttagggttaggattaggattagggttatgattagggttgtgattagggttagggtttaggattaggcttagggttatgattggggttagggttaggatttgggttagggttacggtttaggattagggttagggttgggattagggttagggttagattagggggttagggtaagggttagggttatgattagggttagggttagggttagggtttagggttagggttaggataaggattagggttagggttagggttaggattagggttagggttaggttatgataagggttagg contains:
- the LOC117812240 gene encoding uncharacterized protein LOC117812240 codes for the protein MSAERLNLTSSPMDKETATIDEITNTLVSDVLEHTAANLSEQMLSFSSNDTEEWDSTQDDSDDSSDGSPSQQKAEKPHDDTTVEDNKASDPDLNPTQEKVEEEKPPTEEEMRNLPVRSLSSTDSYDRKSLQTQDLSCLFPSPHKLDEDAQPQNQPLPASPEVKSEKTCSPTLITMTNEVLPCKDEEENDKTEAGRLPTMSRLDPDPLEKDEFAADQQLVLKSSEIAAITMRFFQSLSDEQWREVSEGVYNKDVKEQLLDMCTDVIQYITDFVIRAVLQSIHRDSITTDAFTMRSPQFPELMEDFYCNIKDTFESSFGQALQDILGEDNPVKVAPEFSQAITGDVINEVNSALSVASQCSIDVDSPCTVVPVSSKNLKDKTTNKTLGGAVSTLQSLLTGRVTAIKRQMQTIKRSDSDVKEETETKVCQTKRKMSLRKRCSSAWHKNRVQPGLKAGMNAAVSSTCAELTPTLTGEQQQPTESCSTICSGSPQDENITGRKEHRSTPLELDDYVEDEDNADKDSNNVASPLSITEAVPSDQQVFEATKGTDDFQDSNESDDSIANLSSASEHINTTETEAKKQKCFCSCLHNLLRKDEEQNRKEEKKEKKKTGLPLGLRLLCFFCIENSASDPLPN
- the zgc:165604 gene encoding immunoglobulin superfamily member 11, translating into MEKLKMLSMCAKNSPSLTLVEQIDTESSCGSLCLLSAMGSAGRWMLLTLCVCFSVLENCALRVTMRESSLKVVQGDFVVLPCSFFTSSPLSRLNVIWTLAPSSSPDTPIQVIVYDHGQVIEDPSLMGRVGFTGIPWSADIVLNDTRVADAGVYRCMVNNPPETADPGIGELELSVLAPPSLPLCQWDGDIEMGGSVTLSCSVAEGVPTPDIHWDKVNPEEIALPVNMEDDLSGSVQIINVSSQTSGLYRCSATNLLGTENCYINLSIYSPAPDSSSGMLQGVLLTLSMSLLLLALLVLVLWLHRTGQDGRRWRERKDEEEEECYNEIQYTPSLMKRSFV